Proteins found in one Gordonia sp. PDNC005 genomic segment:
- a CDS encoding pirin family protein, with protein MTMTVINAADRLHWANEWLTSRQSFPGTGNYDLFGNAHGVLVMHNDDIVDPGEGLDAHHHQNMEILTWVLDGGVTHRDSLGHEVTLGPGVLGRMTAGTGITHSEKNASSRAQREPLRVIQMWVAPHTDGLEPSHSEHDVADAVDAGKPVLVASGRPAHADLGVARINNRYAALWVARPLLDAVVTLPGAPYGHLFVARGAATVEVDGETRELAEGDAARLVDSGDVVVRSGSGDRPEILYWEMHATFDLVRP; from the coding sequence ATGACCATGACCGTCATCAACGCCGCCGACCGCCTGCATTGGGCCAACGAGTGGCTCACGTCCCGACAGTCGTTCCCCGGCACCGGGAACTACGATCTGTTCGGCAACGCGCACGGTGTGCTCGTCATGCACAACGACGACATCGTCGACCCGGGCGAAGGGCTGGACGCCCATCATCACCAGAACATGGAGATCCTCACCTGGGTGCTCGACGGAGGTGTAACTCATCGTGATTCGCTCGGTCACGAGGTCACCCTGGGTCCCGGAGTGTTGGGACGGATGACCGCCGGAACCGGCATCACCCACTCGGAGAAGAACGCGTCGTCACGTGCACAGCGCGAGCCGCTGCGGGTGATCCAGATGTGGGTAGCGCCCCACACCGACGGACTGGAACCGAGCCATTCCGAGCATGACGTGGCCGATGCCGTCGACGCCGGGAAGCCAGTTCTGGTCGCCTCCGGCCGGCCCGCCCACGCGGACCTCGGCGTGGCGCGCATCAACAATCGATACGCCGCACTGTGGGTCGCCCGACCACTCCTCGACGCAGTCGTGACCCTCCCCGGCGCGCCTTACGGCCACCTGTTCGTCGCTCGCGGCGCGGCAACCGTCGAGGTGGACGGCGAGACCCGTGAACTCGCCGAAGGCGACGCCGCTCGTCTCGTCGACTCGGGCGACGTTGTCGTCCGTTCGGGTTCGGGCGACCGCCCGGAGATCCTGTACTGGGAGATGCACGCGACCTTCGATCTCGTGCGACCCTAG
- a CDS encoding TetR family transcriptional regulator — MAGSRAEKKEQTRQALLDTTIELVDDRSFGSISLREVARGAGIVPTAFYRHFASMEDLGVTLVEDAMRVLRGALREARRDLAGRGMPTARDSLAILLKKVKSDEKQFRFLVREQHGGVTEVRRAIGTELRLLSRELAIDLARTPALVAWEAEDLEVAADLIVTIMMTAVAELLDGDGRESSERSLVARAEKQLVMVFLGMAQWRTNG; from the coding sequence GTGGCCGGAAGCCGAGCGGAGAAGAAGGAACAGACTCGGCAGGCGCTGCTCGACACCACCATCGAATTGGTGGACGACCGTTCATTCGGAAGCATCAGCCTGCGGGAAGTCGCACGCGGAGCGGGCATTGTGCCCACCGCGTTCTATCGCCATTTCGCCTCCATGGAGGATCTCGGCGTCACTCTCGTCGAAGACGCCATGCGGGTGCTGCGCGGAGCTCTGCGTGAGGCTCGGCGCGACTTGGCCGGGCGCGGGATGCCGACCGCGAGGGACTCGCTGGCGATCCTGCTCAAGAAGGTGAAGTCTGACGAGAAGCAGTTCCGCTTCCTGGTTCGTGAACAGCACGGAGGGGTCACCGAGGTCCGCCGGGCGATCGGCACCGAGCTTCGGCTGTTGTCGCGTGAACTCGCGATCGACCTTGCGCGCACGCCTGCCCTCGTCGCGTGGGAGGCCGAAGACCTCGAAGTGGCCGCTGATCTGATCGTCACGATCATGATGACCGCTGTTGCCGAACTCCTGGACGGGGACGGCCGCGAGTCGTCCGAGCGCAGTCTCGTCGCGCGCGCCGAGAAACAGCTCGTCATGGTGTTCCTCGGCATGGCGCAATGGCGTACGAACGGATGA
- a CDS encoding serine/threonine-protein kinase, which produces MNEDSDFGPYRLGAVIGKGGMGQVYRAFDTARDREVALKLLKTELAEDETYKERFRRESQAVAKLGEPHIIPIHDYGEIDGVLFLDMRLVDGRDLRAGLRSDGAMAPGDAVAIIEQVAAALDAAHSAGLVHRDVKPENVLVTSAGFAYLVDFGIAHHEGDAHLTRTGTAVGSIAYMAPEQLDNVPIGPASDVYSLAAVLFELLTARQPYPGDSVSAVVKATVLGAVPAPSSISPNVPPSLDAVVRRGLAKEPGQRFGSAGELAAAARAALSGAPMDPAFNRTMVGPSLVKRQATESHAPTEHISYSGPHGYPAQQVFTGPQGYPSGPVYPGQYGAAGGNRALHIVLAVLIGLLIASLIGLGVYWVGFRDSSDSSASPSSTTTVVQTVQPAPTTTVIPTPPPGTLSCGGGVGVAGGVTTCAFAANVGAAYLGSGVKGDARTVVASSPVTGVSYTMSCTPETGVVVCRGGNNAVVVIY; this is translated from the coding sequence ATGAACGAAGACTCCGACTTCGGTCCGTACCGCCTCGGCGCCGTCATCGGCAAAGGCGGGATGGGACAGGTGTACCGCGCGTTCGACACCGCCCGCGACCGCGAGGTAGCGCTGAAACTGCTCAAGACCGAGCTCGCTGAGGACGAGACGTACAAGGAGCGGTTTCGGAGGGAGTCGCAGGCCGTCGCAAAGCTCGGCGAGCCGCACATCATCCCCATCCACGACTACGGCGAGATCGACGGTGTCCTCTTCCTCGACATGCGCCTCGTCGATGGCCGAGACCTGCGTGCCGGACTCCGTTCGGACGGCGCGATGGCGCCCGGGGACGCCGTCGCCATCATCGAGCAGGTTGCGGCCGCGCTCGACGCGGCGCATTCGGCCGGGCTCGTCCACCGTGATGTGAAGCCGGAGAACGTCCTGGTCACGTCGGCGGGCTTCGCGTATCTCGTCGATTTCGGCATCGCCCATCACGAGGGCGACGCACATCTGACGCGGACCGGGACGGCGGTCGGGTCGATCGCGTACATGGCCCCCGAGCAACTCGACAACGTGCCGATCGGACCCGCGTCCGACGTCTACTCGCTGGCGGCCGTTCTGTTCGAACTGCTCACAGCGCGGCAGCCGTACCCGGGCGATTCGGTGAGCGCCGTCGTCAAGGCGACGGTGCTGGGCGCCGTGCCTGCGCCGAGCTCCATCAGCCCGAACGTCCCACCTTCGCTCGACGCAGTCGTCCGGCGCGGTCTCGCCAAGGAGCCCGGCCAGCGGTTCGGTTCGGCGGGTGAACTCGCGGCCGCCGCGCGTGCCGCCTTGTCCGGGGCGCCGATGGATCCCGCGTTCAACCGCACGATGGTCGGACCGTCCCTGGTCAAGCGGCAGGCGACGGAATCGCATGCGCCGACCGAGCACATCTCGTACTCGGGCCCGCACGGCTACCCGGCGCAGCAAGTGTTCACGGGACCGCAAGGCTATCCGAGTGGCCCGGTGTATCCCGGCCAGTACGGCGCGGCCGGAGGGAATCGTGCTCTGCACATCGTCCTCGCGGTCCTCATCGGTCTTCTCATCGCGTCGCTGATCGGGCTCGGCGTCTATTGGGTCGGCTTCCGTGATTCATCGGATTCGAGTGCGTCACCGTCGTCGACGACGACTGTCGTCCAGACGGTGCAGCCGGCGCCGACCACGACCGTGATTCCGACGCCGCCGCCCGGGACGTTGTCGTGCGGCGGTGGTGTTGGTGTGGCCGGCGGTGTCACGACGTGTGCCTTCGCGGCGAATGTCGGTGCGGCGTACCTGGGTTCGGGTGTGAAGGGGGATGCGCGCACCGTTGTCGCGTCGAGTCCGGTAACGGGCGTGAGCTATACGATGTCGTGCACGCCGGAGACCGGTGTTGTCGTGTGCCGAGGCGGCAACAATGCCGTGGTCGTCATTTACTGA
- a CDS encoding nuclear transport factor 2 family protein, with product MKTSKLVRALLATASAAIVAVALAACGSSDSDQSADAGRTAQEANRTLVVDFYNSFFNRHDVNAATVVADDYKQHNPQVPDGKAPFVSYFAEYFRANPQATNRIVRSATDSDLVYLHVHSASGPSDRGQAVVDIFRVADGKIVEHWDVIQDVPAESANGNSMF from the coding sequence ATGAAAACATCGAAGCTGGTCAGGGCCCTCCTTGCAACTGCGTCCGCCGCGATCGTCGCAGTAGCGCTCGCAGCGTGCGGATCATCCGACTCCGATCAGTCGGCCGACGCCGGCAGAACTGCTCAAGAGGCGAACCGCACACTCGTCGTCGACTTCTACAACAGTTTCTTCAACCGTCACGATGTCAACGCGGCCACCGTGGTCGCCGACGACTACAAGCAGCACAACCCGCAGGTTCCGGATGGCAAGGCGCCGTTCGTCTCCTACTTCGCCGAGTACTTCCGGGCCAACCCGCAGGCGACAAACCGGATCGTCCGCAGTGCCACCGACAGCGACCTCGTATACCTCCATGTGCATTCGGCATCCGGCCCGAGTGACCGAGGGCAGGCCGTCGTCGACATATTCAGGGTCGCCGACGGCAAGATCGTCGAACACTGGGACGTGATCCAGGACGTGCCCGCCGAATCCGCGAACGGCAACTCGATGTTCTGA
- a CDS encoding acyl-CoA desaturase — MTIAPLALRKKQPTEIDLTFDQVEAIGAELEALRARIMADVGESDRDYIYKIIGIQRKLEFAGRAAMYVPFLPPVWLAGVAALGVSKILDNMEIGHNVMHGQYDWMREDTYNSREFDWDTVCPGEQWKHSHNYMHHTYTNVLGEDRDVGYGILRMDRDQKWNPYYLGNLGYATALMLLFEWGVMLHDLEVENIIQGKRKWSDVKGLLQGMWRKASKQVAKDYIIYPALTGPFFLTTVVGNAAANLIRNVWTYSIIFCGHFPSGAQTFKAEDCIDETKGQWYIRQMLGSANINGGRLFHIMSGNLSHQIEHHLFPDVPANRYPEMSPEVKAICEKYGLPYNTGSLSAQLGSTWKKIAKLSLPNWMTRDDNNVVVNIERTKAVEAA, encoded by the coding sequence ATGACCATCGCACCCCTCGCACTCCGCAAGAAGCAGCCCACCGAGATCGACCTCACCTTCGACCAGGTGGAGGCGATCGGCGCCGAACTCGAGGCCCTTCGCGCCCGCATCATGGCCGACGTCGGCGAGAGCGACCGCGACTACATCTACAAGATCATCGGCATTCAGCGGAAGCTGGAGTTCGCGGGCCGCGCCGCAATGTACGTGCCGTTCCTGCCGCCGGTCTGGCTGGCGGGCGTCGCCGCACTCGGCGTCTCGAAGATCCTCGACAACATGGAGATCGGCCACAACGTCATGCACGGCCAGTACGACTGGATGCGTGAAGACACCTACAACTCCCGCGAGTTCGACTGGGACACCGTCTGCCCGGGCGAGCAGTGGAAGCACAGCCACAACTACATGCACCACACGTACACCAACGTGCTCGGCGAGGACCGCGACGTGGGCTACGGCATCCTCCGCATGGACCGCGACCAGAAGTGGAACCCCTACTACCTGGGCAACCTCGGCTACGCGACCGCGCTGATGCTGCTGTTCGAGTGGGGCGTCATGCTCCACGATCTCGAGGTCGAGAACATCATCCAGGGCAAGCGCAAATGGAGCGACGTCAAGGGTCTGCTTCAGGGCATGTGGCGCAAGGCGAGCAAGCAGGTCGCCAAGGACTACATCATCTACCCGGCATTGACCGGCCCGTTCTTCCTCACCACCGTTGTCGGCAATGCGGCGGCCAACCTGATCCGCAACGTCTGGACGTACTCGATCATCTTCTGCGGCCACTTCCCCAGCGGCGCGCAGACGTTCAAGGCCGAGGACTGCATCGACGAGACCAAGGGCCAGTGGTACATCCGACAGATGCTCGGCTCGGCCAACATCAACGGCGGCCGCCTGTTCCACATCATGAGCGGCAACCTGTCACACCAGATCGAGCACCACCTCTTCCCCGACGTGCCTGCCAACCGGTACCCGGAGATGTCTCCGGAGGTCAAGGCGATCTGCGAGAAGTACGGCCTGCCGTACAACACGGGATCACTCAGCGCCCAGCTCGGATCGACGTGGAAGAAGATCGCGAAGCTGTCGCTCCCCAACTGGATGACGCGCGACGACAACAACGTCGTCGTCAACATCGAGCGCACCAAGGCCGTCGAAGCGGCCTGA
- a CDS encoding pirin family protein, with translation MPAVTADTLTLPRISAATIEQTERPVRSVTTGPRGHEGEGFPVVRAFAGVSQAALDPFIHMDQMGEVEYQPGEPRGTDWHPHRGFETVTYMIDGRFQHQDSAGGGGLIENGATQWMTAGAGVLHIETPPVELVESGGTFHGIQLWVNLPATDKFIAPRYQNLEGGQVLLLSSPDGGSLVRVIAGDLDGHVGPGATHTPITFAHATIAPGAELSTPWQPDFNALVYVLSGRGTVGAERRPVEGGQLVVLGAGDRITVAADAGQDSNRPALEVLLLGGQPIREPVAQYGPFVMNTRQQVIEAMEDFQAGRLGVVPPNALRPHRVR, from the coding sequence ATGCCCGCAGTCACCGCAGACACCCTGACTCTGCCCCGCATCTCCGCCGCCACCATCGAGCAGACCGAGCGCCCAGTGCGGTCGGTCACCACCGGCCCGCGCGGCCACGAGGGTGAGGGCTTCCCCGTCGTCCGCGCATTCGCAGGCGTCTCGCAAGCCGCGCTCGACCCGTTCATCCACATGGATCAGATGGGCGAAGTCGAGTACCAGCCCGGCGAGCCCCGCGGCACCGACTGGCATCCGCACCGCGGATTCGAGACGGTGACGTACATGATCGACGGTCGGTTCCAGCACCAGGACTCGGCGGGAGGCGGCGGACTGATCGAGAACGGCGCCACTCAATGGATGACGGCCGGTGCAGGTGTCCTGCACATCGAGACGCCGCCGGTTGAGCTCGTCGAATCCGGCGGAACGTTCCACGGCATCCAGTTGTGGGTGAATCTCCCGGCGACCGACAAGTTCATCGCTCCGCGCTATCAGAACCTCGAGGGCGGCCAGGTGCTCCTGCTGTCGTCGCCCGACGGAGGCAGCCTCGTCCGCGTGATCGCGGGCGACCTCGACGGTCATGTCGGTCCCGGAGCGACCCACACGCCGATCACCTTCGCCCACGCGACCATCGCCCCCGGAGCCGAACTGTCCACGCCGTGGCAGCCGGACTTCAATGCACTCGTGTATGTGCTGTCCGGCCGGGGCACCGTCGGCGCGGAGCGGCGACCTGTAGAAGGCGGCCAACTCGTGGTACTCGGCGCGGGCGACCGGATCACCGTCGCCGCCGATGCAGGGCAGGACTCGAACCGCCCCGCTCTGGAGGTACTGCTGCTCGGTGGACAGCCCATCCGCGAGCCCGTCGCGCAGTACGGACCGTTCGTCATGAACACCCGACAGCAGGTCATCGAGGCCATGGAAGACTTCCAGGCCGGCCGACTCGGTGTGGTTCCGCCGAACGCACTGCGCCCGCACCGGGTCCGATGA
- a CDS encoding dipeptidase: MSPNGITDRLTASVTDLMGRAREDLSTLVGFPSVHLDSSKADASRASAEWVAAAFAELGFSAEVIVTSDGSPAVVGHRPGPEGSPTVALYSHHDVQPAGDDALWSSPPFELTERDGRWFGRGSADCKGNVVAHLTALRAAGDDLACNVRIIIEGSEEAGGEGLDDLVKTRPELFAADLILIGDAGNVAAGLPTLTTSLRGVVNVKLTVSALETAIHSGAAGGPTPDAMAALVAGLASLRNDRGDTTIDGVPNDQTWEGVVYSDEQFRKDVGALPGTEILGSGTPAEMAWARPAVTVIGVDAPSTAECAAAIIPQASAMLNLRIPPGMEPQPVYDALVAHLKSHIPWGVRVDVEPDAFGRPFRAHTDGPGYQALTDAMKTAYGVDGIFYAGQGGSIPLCTVLAEAHPDAEIALLGVEEPLCHIHAPDESVDPAEITRTALTEALLLTSFTG; the protein is encoded by the coding sequence ATGAGTCCCAACGGCATCACCGACCGTCTGACCGCATCCGTGACCGACTTGATGGGCCGCGCCCGCGAGGATCTCAGCACCCTCGTCGGTTTCCCCTCGGTGCATCTCGATTCGTCGAAGGCCGACGCCAGTCGCGCCAGTGCGGAGTGGGTGGCCGCAGCGTTCGCCGAACTGGGCTTCAGCGCCGAGGTCATCGTGACCAGTGACGGCTCCCCCGCCGTCGTCGGCCACCGACCGGGCCCTGAAGGATCACCGACAGTGGCGCTCTACAGCCATCACGACGTGCAGCCGGCCGGCGACGATGCGCTGTGGTCGTCGCCGCCGTTCGAGTTGACCGAGCGCGACGGCCGCTGGTTCGGCCGTGGCTCCGCCGACTGCAAGGGCAACGTCGTCGCGCACCTGACGGCGCTGCGAGCGGCGGGCGACGACCTCGCATGCAATGTCCGGATCATCATCGAGGGCTCGGAGGAGGCGGGCGGCGAGGGCCTCGACGACCTCGTCAAGACTCGCCCCGAACTGTTCGCCGCCGACCTGATCCTCATCGGCGACGCGGGCAACGTCGCCGCCGGACTTCCGACGCTCACGACCAGCCTCCGAGGGGTCGTGAATGTGAAACTCACGGTGTCGGCGTTGGAGACGGCGATTCACTCGGGTGCTGCGGGCGGTCCGACACCGGACGCGATGGCCGCACTCGTCGCGGGTCTCGCGTCACTGCGCAACGACCGCGGCGACACGACCATCGACGGCGTCCCCAACGATCAGACGTGGGAGGGTGTCGTCTACTCCGACGAGCAGTTCCGCAAGGACGTCGGCGCGCTGCCCGGCACCGAGATCCTCGGCAGCGGAACGCCCGCCGAAATGGCGTGGGCGAGGCCTGCCGTCACCGTCATCGGGGTGGACGCGCCGTCGACCGCCGAGTGCGCTGCGGCGATCATTCCGCAGGCGTCGGCCATGCTGAATCTGCGCATCCCACCGGGTATGGAGCCGCAGCCCGTCTACGACGCACTCGTCGCGCATCTGAAGTCGCACATCCCGTGGGGTGTGCGGGTGGACGTGGAGCCGGACGCCTTCGGACGCCCGTTCCGGGCCCATACCGACGGTCCCGGCTATCAGGCGCTCACCGACGCGATGAAGACCGCGTACGGCGTCGACGGCATCTTCTATGCAGGCCAGGGCGGTTCGATCCCGCTGTGCACCGTCCTCGCGGAGGCTCACCCCGACGCGGAGATCGCCCTGCTCGGCGTCGAGGAGCCGCTGTGCCACATCCATGCACCCGACGAGTCCGTCGATCCCGCCGAGATCACGCGCACCGCGCTCACTGAGGCGCTGCTGTTGACTTCGTTCACGGGCTGA
- a CDS encoding MarR family transcriptional regulator — protein MSNAWRLFIENSARLQTELDERLRARNNMTLSDYHVLLLLSEAPDRRLRMRDLSQRMVFSASRLSYQVRILADRGWLCREPVPGDRRGSYACLTDAGVAAFTAAARRHSADVDELFHSALSDDDEAALARVMRLVADASTKDDLT, from the coding sequence ATGAGCAACGCCTGGCGGCTGTTCATCGAGAACAGTGCGCGGCTGCAAACCGAGCTCGACGAGCGGCTCCGCGCCCGGAACAACATGACACTGAGCGACTATCACGTGCTCCTTCTGCTGTCGGAGGCCCCGGACCGCAGACTCCGGATGCGTGACCTCTCCCAGCGCATGGTGTTCTCCGCGTCGCGTCTGTCGTACCAGGTCCGGATCCTCGCCGACCGCGGCTGGCTGTGCCGCGAACCCGTCCCCGGCGATCGACGGGGCAGTTACGCCTGTCTCACCGACGCAGGAGTCGCCGCCTTCACCGCGGCGGCCCGTCGTCATTCCGCCGACGTCGACGAACTCTTCCACTCCGCCCTCTCCGACGACGACGAAGCCGCACTCGCTCGAGTGATGCGGCTCGTCGCCGACGCATCGACGAAAGACGACCTGACATGA
- a CDS encoding ferredoxin reductase encodes MANRIATLVGSLIEATATPYPVDRYLEFIDPMLTWRDTRAKVVDIRRQTDRSTTLTLRPTHQWKGHTAGQYVEVGVVIDGIRHRRFYSPANAEAQRGDIELTVAVHENGLVSKHLRSNVRVGDVLSLETVGGTFALPAQRPAEVVLVSGGSGITPVLSMLRTLVSEGHTGPITFVHYARSPQDVPYSVELDAIARSVPGVEVRLHYTRTASPEHFVADHISDVAERDGAQVYVCGPAALMSAVREYADTVGISDRIHSEAFTIEAPTPASADQLGGDVVFAKSNVTAENDGRTILEQAEAAGLTPEFGCRMGICFSCTKVRKTGTTRNVVTGDLDSEPDKHIQICVTAPCGDVEIDV; translated from the coding sequence ATGGCAAACCGCATCGCGACTCTCGTCGGATCACTCATCGAGGCCACAGCGACCCCATACCCGGTTGATCGCTACCTGGAGTTCATCGACCCCATGCTCACTTGGCGCGACACCCGCGCCAAGGTCGTCGACATCCGCCGCCAGACCGACCGTTCGACCACGCTGACACTGCGTCCCACACACCAGTGGAAGGGCCACACCGCAGGGCAGTATGTCGAGGTCGGAGTGGTTATCGACGGCATTCGCCATCGTCGCTTCTACTCGCCGGCCAACGCCGAGGCGCAGCGCGGCGACATCGAGCTGACGGTCGCCGTCCACGAGAACGGGCTCGTATCGAAGCACCTCCGCAGCAACGTCCGCGTCGGCGACGTCCTCAGCCTGGAGACCGTGGGCGGAACGTTTGCACTGCCCGCTCAGCGTCCGGCCGAGGTCGTCCTCGTCAGTGGGGGAAGCGGCATCACACCTGTCCTCTCAATGTTGCGCACGCTGGTCTCCGAGGGCCACACCGGCCCGATCACCTTCGTGCACTACGCACGCAGCCCGCAGGACGTGCCGTACAGCGTTGAACTCGACGCGATCGCCCGCTCGGTTCCCGGCGTCGAGGTGCGGCTGCACTACACCCGCACCGCGTCGCCCGAACATTTCGTCGCCGACCACATCAGCGACGTGGCCGAGCGCGACGGTGCACAGGTGTACGTGTGCGGCCCGGCCGCCTTGATGAGCGCAGTCCGTGAGTACGCCGACACCGTCGGCATCTCCGACCGCATCCACTCCGAAGCATTCACCATCGAGGCGCCGACACCGGCCTCCGCCGATCAACTGGGCGGCGACGTGGTGTTCGCCAAGTCGAACGTGACCGCCGAGAACGACGGCCGCACCATCCTCGAACAAGCCGAAGCCGCCGGCCTGACGCCGGAGTTCGGATGCCGCATGGGCATCTGCTTCAGCTGCACCAAGGTCCGCAAGACCGGAACCACCCGGAACGTGGTCACCGGCGACCTCGACTCCGAACCCGACAAGCACATCCAGATCTGTGTCACGGCGCCGTGCGGCGACGTCGAGATCGACGTCTGA
- a CDS encoding alpha/beta hydrolase: MALHEITFPSHNGSDTIHGWIYQPTRPARAVVHLIHGLGEHSRRYLHLITRLLDAGFVVAADDHAGHGKTAAVSGVWADSGDDGAETAVADEQTLRAKVRELYPDLPYVVFGHSWGSMIARPLASRLGDDLAGLILCGIAAQIPGADTFDRAALAAEPDRAGAADLAYVGALFDGFVSRYGDGAGPTDWVARSPEVVADHAVDPLNNFGAPMSVRFLQGFVEVYDQANSDDWYTSVRADLPVLILAGDQDPVTNYGEGAYHVANKLVASGHPSVRTHVYSGFRHEVHNEPEIRDDVESEVIDFVERAIDG, translated from the coding sequence ATGGCCCTCCACGAGATCACGTTCCCCTCGCACAACGGTTCCGACACGATCCACGGTTGGATCTACCAACCGACGCGCCCGGCGCGAGCAGTCGTCCATCTGATCCACGGTCTCGGTGAGCACTCTCGCCGCTACCTGCATCTGATCACGCGACTCCTCGACGCCGGGTTCGTCGTCGCTGCGGACGATCACGCAGGCCACGGCAAGACGGCGGCCGTGTCGGGGGTCTGGGCCGATTCGGGTGACGACGGCGCGGAGACCGCGGTCGCCGATGAGCAGACGCTTCGTGCCAAGGTCCGAGAGCTGTACCCGGACCTGCCGTACGTCGTGTTCGGACACTCATGGGGTTCGATGATCGCCCGGCCTCTCGCGTCGCGCCTCGGCGACGATCTCGCCGGCCTGATCCTCTGCGGCATCGCAGCCCAGATTCCAGGAGCCGACACCTTCGACCGCGCCGCGCTCGCTGCCGAACCAGACCGCGCCGGCGCCGCCGACCTCGCGTACGTCGGAGCTCTCTTCGACGGGTTCGTGTCGCGATATGGAGACGGCGCGGGCCCGACCGACTGGGTGGCCCGCAGCCCGGAGGTCGTCGCCGACCACGCGGTCGACCCGCTGAACAACTTCGGCGCTCCGATGAGCGTCCGTTTCCTGCAGGGCTTCGTGGAGGTGTACGACCAGGCCAACAGTGACGACTGGTACACATCGGTGCGCGCTGACCTGCCCGTTCTCATTCTCGCGGGCGACCAAGATCCCGTCACCAACTACGGCGAGGGCGCATACCACGTGGCCAACAAACTGGTCGCAAGTGGACATCCGAGCGTACGGACCCACGTCTACTCGGGCTTCCGCCACGAGGTGCACAACGAACCAGAGATCCGGGACGACGTGGAGTCCGAGGTGATCGACTTCGTTGAGCGCGCGATCGACGGGTGA
- a CDS encoding AraC family transcriptional regulator has protein sequence MGDFQTSIRDVGYSPDPGVGSVDVAAIADIRDAAAEGEFTGSQRLGFELIVAVESGVTEHDVDFTTYSLAAGHVLWVHAGQVQEWGDIHAIEGVMCMFPTRMITPVDSDVVGIHGGWRRSHWAPSDGRFTRDFRTILDMQSRVAGSAFGDTILAHLLSATVLAMATTADDPQRSVLGDDRVRQFRNDVDTHYLTDRSVSSYARRLACSERSLHRLVTAGTGLTPRQVIEQRIVLEAQRMLVHQDSPVASISRALGYDDQSNFATMFKRVAGETPSKFRERHRAADMR, from the coding sequence GTGGGTGACTTTCAGACATCGATACGCGACGTCGGGTACTCGCCCGACCCAGGAGTCGGATCAGTCGACGTCGCTGCGATCGCCGACATCCGTGACGCCGCCGCCGAGGGGGAGTTCACGGGATCGCAGCGACTCGGCTTTGAACTCATCGTTGCGGTCGAGTCCGGCGTCACCGAGCACGATGTCGACTTCACTACGTACTCGCTGGCCGCGGGGCACGTTCTCTGGGTGCACGCGGGCCAGGTTCAGGAGTGGGGAGACATCCACGCCATCGAAGGCGTGATGTGCATGTTTCCGACAAGGATGATCACTCCGGTCGACTCGGACGTGGTCGGGATACACGGTGGTTGGCGTCGATCCCACTGGGCGCCTTCTGACGGCCGGTTCACGCGCGACTTCCGCACGATTCTCGATATGCAGTCGCGGGTGGCCGGTTCCGCTTTCGGGGACACGATCCTTGCCCATCTCCTGTCGGCGACGGTACTCGCCATGGCGACCACCGCAGACGACCCGCAGCGGAGTGTGCTCGGCGACGACAGAGTGCGGCAGTTCAGGAACGATGTCGACACGCACTACCTGACGGACAGATCCGTGAGCTCCTATGCCAGACGGCTCGCGTGTTCCGAACGATCGTTGCACAGACTGGTGACGGCGGGCACCGGGCTGACGCCGCGTCAGGTGATCGAACAGCGGATTGTCCTCGAGGCGCAGCGGATGCTCGTGCACCAGGACTCGCCGGTCGCGTCGATCTCCCGAGCGCTCGGTTACGACGACCAGTCGAACTTCGCGACGATGTTCAAACGTGTGGCAGGGGAGACGCCGTCGAAGTTCCGCGAACGGCATCGCGCCGCCGACATGCGGTGA